In one window of Photorhabdus laumondii subsp. laumondii DNA:
- a CDS encoding CsgG/HfaB family protein, translating to MQGKLILSSICLASAILAGCTTESSNTVQVQKVNSYNTVYQGVRSPIAIGKFENRSSYQNGIFSDGVDRLGNQSKTILISHLQQTGRFTVLERTNMAELKAEAGLQGKSQKLKGAAYVITGDVTEFGRKEVGDHQLWGLLGRGKSQVAYSKVMLNVVNVETSEVVFSVAGAGEYKLSNREIIGFGGTASYDSTLNGKVLDLAIREAVNRLVESVETGAWKPSN from the coding sequence ATGCAAGGTAAGTTGATTTTATCTTCAATTTGTTTGGCTTCGGCAATATTAGCAGGGTGTACAACTGAATCTTCTAATACCGTCCAGGTACAAAAAGTTAATTCTTATAATACAGTATATCAAGGTGTTCGTAGTCCAATTGCGATTGGTAAGTTTGAAAACCGTTCCAGTTATCAAAATGGCATTTTCTCTGATGGCGTTGATCGCCTCGGTAATCAATCTAAAACGATTTTAATCTCGCATTTACAACAGACCGGGCGCTTTACGGTGCTGGAACGCACCAATATGGCGGAACTGAAAGCAGAAGCGGGTTTACAAGGTAAATCGCAGAAGTTGAAAGGTGCTGCTTACGTTATTACTGGTGATGTGACTGAATTTGGCCGTAAAGAAGTGGGTGATCATCAGTTATGGGGCTTGTTAGGGCGTGGTAAATCACAGGTGGCTTATTCTAAAGTCATGCTAAATGTGGTGAATGTAGAAACTTCCGAAGTGGTTTTCTCTGTGGCTGGTGCAGGAGAATATAAATTATCCAACCGTGAAATTATCGGCTTTGGTGGTACCGCCAGCTATGATTCCACACTGAATGGTAAAGTATTGGATCTGGCTATTCGTGAAGCAGTAAACCGTCTGGTTGAAAGTGTTGAAACCGGTGCATGGAAACCATCTAATTAA
- the nudF gene encoding ADP-ribose diphosphatase: MHKKPLTPVMLDKQDIEIIAKKSLYNGFFKLTNYRFRHRLFAGGWSEEVSREVFERGHAGALLPYDPRRDEVVLIEQIRIPAIETKATPWLLEIVAGMIEEGEDVEQVVRRETMEEAGIEVKRCRPVLSYLSSPGGTTERISVMVGEVDATTATGIHGLSGEHEDIRVHVVSREQAYHWMEEGIIDNAASVIAIQWLALHHEKLKKEWNSDNS; the protein is encoded by the coding sequence ATGCATAAGAAGCCGTTAACGCCAGTCATGTTGGATAAGCAGGATATAGAAATTATCGCGAAAAAAAGTTTGTACAATGGATTCTTTAAACTGACAAATTACCGTTTCCGTCATCGTCTGTTTGCCGGTGGTTGGAGTGAAGAGGTTAGCCGTGAAGTTTTTGAGCGGGGCCATGCCGGTGCATTGTTACCTTATGATCCACGTCGTGATGAGGTTGTATTGATAGAGCAGATACGTATTCCGGCAATAGAGACGAAAGCGACGCCATGGTTACTGGAAATTGTTGCCGGTATGATTGAAGAGGGCGAAGATGTCGAACAGGTGGTGCGCCGCGAAACAATGGAAGAGGCCGGAATCGAAGTTAAACGTTGCAGACCCGTGTTGAGTTATCTCTCCAGTCCCGGAGGAACAACGGAACGTATCTCTGTGATGGTGGGGGAAGTGGATGCCACGACAGCGACCGGTATTCATGGATTATCTGGTGAACATGAAGATATTCGGGTGCATGTGGTAAGTCGTGAACAAGCTTATCATTGGATGGAAGAGGGAATTATTGATAATGCTGCTTCAGTTATTGCGATACAATGGCTGGCATTACACCATGAAAAGTTAAAAAAAGAATGGAATTCAGATAATTCCTAA
- a CDS encoding DUF1190 family protein, with product MTIKRTKDINHDTFRKAWRNYRLAPVAIAVSAVFMLSACEKSDETVSLYMNADECSQANPSQSEQCTTAYNNALKEAEKTAPKYATKEDCIAEFGEAQCTQTPAQAGLGTTTSSTSTNGEAQAQQQQSGSFWMPLMAGYMMGRLMGGGSAPSQPLFSSKSATSPANGQFVDSTGKSYGPATAGGRSMTVPKTAMAPKPATTTTITRGGFGDSVAKQSTMQRSASSGSTSRSVGG from the coding sequence ATGACAATAAAGCGGACCAAAGATATTAATCACGACACATTCCGTAAGGCTTGGCGTAACTATCGCCTTGCACCTGTGGCAATAGCTGTCAGTGCGGTTTTCATGTTATCTGCCTGTGAAAAGAGTGATGAAACTGTCTCTCTTTACATGAATGCAGATGAATGTTCTCAAGCCAATCCATCACAAAGTGAGCAATGTACTACTGCTTACAACAATGCGTTGAAAGAAGCGGAAAAAACAGCGCCTAAATATGCCACCAAAGAAGACTGTATTGCCGAATTTGGTGAAGCACAATGTACTCAAACCCCGGCGCAAGCTGGCCTTGGCACCACTACTTCTAGTACCTCCACCAATGGTGAAGCACAGGCACAGCAGCAGCAAAGCGGCAGCTTCTGGATGCCGCTGATGGCAGGTTACATGATGGGGCGTCTAATGGGCGGTGGCTCAGCACCATCACAACCTCTGTTTAGCTCCAAATCCGCTACCAGCCCGGCAAACGGTCAATTCGTTGATTCGACAGGTAAAAGCTATGGCCCTGCAACCGCAGGTGGCCGTTCCATGACAGTACCTAAAACGGCTATGGCACCAAAACCAGCAACAACCACAACCATTACCCGTGGCGGCTTCGGTGACTCTGTCGCCAAACAGTCAACCATGCAACGCAGCGCCTCTTCGGGCTCCACATCCCGTTCAGTGGGAGGCTAA
- a CDS encoding DUF4810 domain-containing protein, with translation MILMKKAGLLLAAMTLAGCVTQPKTIYEWDKYQPTIYQYYQQDKMGFEEQLQALQQVIERAKAKDKSVPPGLHAQIGLLYSKTGRVSEAFHQFEIEKKLFPESAPFMDFLLSKNKGTMQ, from the coding sequence ATGATATTAATGAAAAAAGCGGGCTTATTGCTGGCAGCTATGACCTTAGCGGGTTGTGTCACTCAGCCAAAAACAATTTATGAGTGGGATAAATACCAACCTACAATTTATCAGTATTATCAGCAGGATAAGATGGGGTTTGAAGAACAGTTACAGGCTTTGCAGCAGGTGATTGAAAGAGCGAAAGCCAAAGATAAGTCTGTACCGCCTGGGCTGCATGCTCAGATTGGCTTGCTTTATAGCAAAACAGGTCGTGTTTCAGAAGCATTTCATCAATTTGAAATAGAGAAAAAATTGTTCCCTGAGTCAGCGCCATTTATGGATTTTCTATTAAGTAAAAATAAAGGAACTATGCAATGA
- a CDS encoding DUF2628 domain-containing protein, whose protein sequence is MDKNQYSEKWQMRFAFFEQNGAPKTPEHKAAMKVEPYMRRILLNMNFIAFFFGFIYFFVLGLWRKNLTLFGVGVGVGVVVIIILEIMESVLSIYIPPAVDMGIKFAFSAIWGTTANYAYYLKEKVNSQSWNPFEGLF, encoded by the coding sequence ATGGATAAAAATCAATATTCGGAAAAATGGCAGATGCGCTTTGCATTCTTTGAACAGAATGGTGCTCCTAAAACGCCTGAGCACAAAGCTGCCATGAAAGTAGAACCCTATATGCGCCGTATATTGTTGAACATGAATTTTATTGCCTTCTTTTTTGGTTTTATTTACTTTTTTGTTTTAGGTTTATGGCGAAAGAACCTGACTTTATTTGGTGTTGGTGTTGGTGTTGGTGTTGTAGTGATAATTATATTGGAGATTATGGAAAGTGTCTTGAGTATTTATATTCCTCCTGCTGTCGACATGGGGATTAAATTTGCGTTTTCAGCAATATGGGGAACCACTGCTAACTATGCCTATTATCTGAAAGAAAAAGTGAATAGCCAGAGCTGGAATCCATTTGAAGGATTATTTTAA
- a CDS encoding CopG family ribbon-helix-helix protein: MSISAKQTITAQIPIKLATAINDLAKELDRSKSWIIKEALTSMIEEREHRHQMILAGLADVDTGRIVNHSDVINFASKLKKS, from the coding sequence ATGTCCATATCAGCAAAACAGACAATTACCGCACAGATACCGATCAAACTAGCTACAGCCATAAACGATTTAGCCAAAGAGTTAGACCGCTCAAAATCGTGGATCATTAAAGAGGCTCTTACCTCAATGATTGAGGAACGTGAACATCGCCACCAAATGATTTTGGCTGGCCTCGCGGATGTCGATACAGGCCGTATTGTGAATCATTCAGATGTTATTAATTTTGCATCCAAGCTGAAAAAATCATAA
- the tolC gene encoding outer membrane channel protein TolC, translated as MKKLLSIFIAMSLTGLSSMSQAEDLLQVYKQAKEGNPELRKSMAERNKAFEKINESRSPLLPQLELNTGYAYNSGYRDQRDTESNTLNAKLGLTQTIFDMSKWRLLNLEEKTAGIADVTYQSSEQKLILDSATAYFKVLRTIDTLSYIEAQKAAIYRQLDQTTQRFNVGLVAITDVQNARANYDDVLAQEVASRNELDNALEALRQVTGIYYPRLASLNIDHFKTQKPEAVDILLKEAEKRNLSLLSARLGQDLAREQIKAAQTGHMPTIDLGASTNVSNSQNHAPGRSNNYSGENSVGLTLRLPIYSGGATSSRVEQAQYGFVSASEQLESTYRNVVQTVRSSFNNISASISSIDAYKQLVVSAQSSLDAMEAGYQVGTRTIVDVLNATTKLYDAKQKLSNARYDYLINQLNIQHALGTLNEKDLVALNNSLGKQLSTSANSIVQGTGTPVTSARN; from the coding sequence ATGAAGAAACTGCTCTCCATTTTTATCGCTATGAGCCTGACGGGATTGAGTTCGATGAGTCAAGCTGAAGATCTTTTGCAAGTTTATAAGCAAGCAAAAGAGGGTAACCCTGAACTACGTAAATCAATGGCTGAACGTAATAAAGCTTTTGAAAAAATTAATGAATCCCGTAGCCCATTATTACCTCAGTTGGAATTAAATACCGGATACGCCTATAACAGTGGTTACCGCGATCAACGTGACACAGAAAGCAATACATTGAATGCAAAGCTTGGTTTGACTCAAACCATTTTTGATATGTCTAAATGGCGCCTATTGAACTTAGAAGAAAAAACGGCAGGTATTGCTGATGTTACCTACCAAAGCAGTGAACAAAAACTGATCTTGGATAGTGCAACAGCTTATTTCAAAGTACTGCGCACCATTGATACACTCTCCTACATTGAAGCTCAGAAAGCGGCCATTTACCGCCAGTTGGATCAAACGACTCAACGTTTTAATGTCGGTCTGGTTGCAATTACTGATGTCCAGAACGCCCGAGCTAATTACGATGATGTACTCGCTCAGGAAGTTGCCAGCCGTAATGAGCTGGACAATGCATTGGAAGCCCTGCGTCAGGTCACGGGTATTTATTACCCTCGGTTAGCCTCACTAAATATTGATCATTTCAAAACACAGAAGCCAGAAGCGGTAGATATTCTGCTAAAAGAGGCAGAGAAACGTAATTTAAGTTTACTATCTGCTCGTTTAGGTCAGGATCTGGCTCGTGAACAAATCAAAGCAGCCCAAACCGGCCATATGCCAACTATTGATTTAGGCGCTTCTACCAATGTTTCAAATAGCCAGAATCATGCACCAGGCAGATCAAACAACTATAGCGGTGAAAACAGCGTTGGCCTGACACTTCGTCTGCCAATTTATAGCGGCGGTGCCACCAGTTCCCGCGTTGAACAAGCACAATATGGTTTTGTCAGCGCCAGCGAACAATTAGAGAGCACTTACCGCAATGTGGTACAGACTGTCCGTTCTTCCTTTAACAACATATCTGCTTCCATCAGCAGTATCGACGCCTACAAACAGCTTGTTGTTTCGGCGCAAAGCTCGCTCGACGCAATGGAAGCGGGTTATCAAGTTGGCACACGTACCATTGTTGATGTACTGAATGCCACGACCAAGTTGTACGATGCCAAACAGAAGCTATCCAATGCTCGCTATGATTATCTGATTAATCAACTGAATATTCAGCATGCACTGGGTACGTTAAATGAGAAGGATTTAGTTGCTCTGAATAATTCGCTAGGTAAACAGCTCTCAACTTCCGCTAACAGCATTGTTCAGGGAACAGGAACCCCAGTAACTTCTGCTCGTAACTGA
- a CDS encoding type II toxin-antitoxin system RelE/ParE family toxin, with protein MEVYWTLKAQNDLERIYHFACQYSKSHANNVLDHLIISTTDLALQPKIGIPQPRYKPREVRKVLFSDYEVHYEISNDTIYIVDLWHTRENR; from the coding sequence ATGGAGGTTTATTGGACACTTAAAGCTCAAAATGATTTGGAGCGCATCTATCATTTTGCCTGTCAATACAGTAAATCACATGCTAATAATGTGTTAGACCATCTAATTATCAGCACTACAGATCTGGCACTGCAACCTAAGATAGGGATTCCTCAGCCTAGATATAAGCCCCGCGAGGTACGTAAGGTACTTTTTAGTGATTACGAAGTCCATTACGAGATATCCAACGATACAATTTACATTGTAGACCTTTGGCATACCCGCGAAAACCGTTAG
- the ubiK gene encoding ubiquinone biosynthesis accessory factor UbiK, whose amino-acid sequence MLDPKKIEQIARQIQDSLPKGVKEFGGDVEKKLRMILQSQLGKLDLVNREEFDIQTQVLLCTREKLTAMEQRLSELEAKFENKNVPSADNTTKKEE is encoded by the coding sequence ATGCTCGATCCCAAAAAAATTGAACAAATTGCCCGCCAGATCCAAGATTCTTTACCAAAAGGGGTTAAAGAGTTTGGTGGTGATGTAGAAAAAAAATTACGGATGATTTTGCAATCCCAACTTGGCAAGCTTGATTTAGTGAATCGTGAAGAATTTGATATCCAAACTCAGGTTCTGTTATGTACTCGTGAAAAATTGACCGCGATGGAACAGCGTTTAAGTGAACTAGAAGCGAAGTTTGAGAATAAGAATGTTCCATCTGCTGATAACACGACAAAAAAAGAAGAGTAA
- a CDS encoding DUF799 domain-containing protein, protein MNRILVALSLLAAFVLTGCSKSVPYDYTAFKESKPKSILVLPAVNKSLEVKAGHSLISHVTYPLAESGYYVFPVAVVEETFQQNGVTAAQDVQDISYKKLHDIFGADSALYLDIEEYGTQYQIINSDTRVTASAKLVDLRSGKQLWHGRAMVSSTENQSNSNNLVGMLVSAVVSQIANTIMDKGHEIAGITSNRLLTAGGSRSLLYGPRSEHYGKENQKH, encoded by the coding sequence ATGAACCGTATTCTCGTCGCATTAAGTCTATTGGCGGCATTTGTGCTGACAGGATGTAGTAAATCTGTCCCTTATGATTACACTGCATTTAAAGAAAGCAAACCTAAATCTATTCTGGTTCTGCCGGCGGTAAACAAATCTCTGGAAGTTAAAGCAGGGCACAGCCTGATTTCTCATGTGACATATCCATTGGCAGAATCTGGCTATTACGTTTTTCCGGTTGCTGTTGTGGAAGAGACATTTCAGCAAAATGGTGTGACAGCGGCACAGGATGTTCAGGATATCAGTTACAAAAAATTGCATGATATTTTTGGTGCAGATTCAGCGCTCTATTTGGATATTGAAGAATATGGTACGCAATATCAGATTATCAACAGTGATACGCGTGTAACGGCTTCCGCGAAGCTGGTGGATTTGCGTAGTGGTAAACAACTGTGGCATGGTCGAGCAATGGTTTCATCAACTGAAAATCAAAGCAATTCGAATAATCTTGTTGGCATGTTGGTATCCGCCGTAGTTTCACAGATAGCTAATACCATTATGGATAAAGGTCATGAAATCGCTGGCATTACAAGTAACCGCTTACTGACAGCCGGTGGTAGTCGTAGTTTGCTGTATGGTCCACGTTCTGAGCATTACGGTAAAGAAAACCAGAAGCATTAA
- the ygiD gene encoding 4,5-DOPA dioxygenase extradiol translates to MNISRMPALFIGHGSPMNVLEENRYTNVWRELGERLPVPRVILAISAHWYTNGTLVTAMTQPKTIHDFRGFPQELYETQYPAKGSPELAALVQEMLEPVEVYADHHQWGLDHGTWGILVKMYPRANIPVIQLSIDDAKPATYHYELGKKLAALRDEGVLILGSGNVVHNLRAMKRQDPNAEPYPWAESFNHYVRDNLTSYEQPYPLIHALDREDGLLSNPSPEHFLPLLYIMGTWDRKEAVSIPVDGIESGSLSMLSVQVG, encoded by the coding sequence ATGAATATTTCCAGAATGCCGGCACTGTTTATTGGTCATGGCAGTCCAATGAATGTACTGGAAGAAAATCGCTATACCAATGTGTGGCGTGAACTTGGTGAAAGACTGCCTGTACCCAGAGTGATTCTGGCGATTTCTGCTCATTGGTATACCAATGGCACACTGGTAACAGCCATGACACAGCCGAAGACTATTCATGATTTTCGTGGTTTTCCACAGGAATTGTATGAAACTCAATATCCGGCTAAGGGCTCGCCTGAACTGGCCGCTTTAGTGCAAGAGATGCTGGAACCTGTGGAAGTTTATGCCGATCATCATCAGTGGGGGTTGGATCACGGAACTTGGGGAATTCTGGTTAAAATGTATCCACGGGCCAATATTCCTGTGATTCAACTGAGTATAGATGATGCCAAGCCAGCGACGTACCACTATGAATTAGGGAAAAAGCTGGCTGCTTTACGGGATGAAGGTGTTTTAATCTTGGGGAGTGGTAATGTAGTACACAATCTTCGAGCCATGAAGCGGCAAGATCCTAATGCTGAACCTTACCCGTGGGCGGAATCATTTAACCATTATGTGCGTGATAACCTTACCAGTTATGAGCAACCTTATCCTTTGATTCATGCACTGGACAGAGAAGATGGTCTATTATCGAACCCATCTCCTGAACACTTTTTACCGTTGCTGTATATCATGGGAACGTGGGATAGAAAAGAAGCGGTTTCCATTCCTGTCGATGGTATTGAGTCTGGTTCGCTGAGTATGTTGTCTGTGCAGGTTGGTTGA
- the cpdA gene encoding 3',5'-cyclic-AMP phosphodiesterase: MESQFELPVVEGTTAKILQITDTHLFASKEDTLLGINTYRSYQAVLDAILKQNADIDLIVATGDLVQDQSLEAYRHFADGIARLPAPCVWLPGNHDYQPAMVDALAAAGVSPSKQILVGKHWQLLMLDSQVQGVPHGELSEYQLEWMKNCLDRHPERYAVILLHHHPLPSGCTWLDQHSLRNSHILAQYLQSYSRVKAMLCGHIHQEMDLDWNGIRMMATPSTCLQFKPHCTNFMLDTVAPGWRYLELSVADNGEFGLTTQVYRLASNEFCPDLDSDGY; the protein is encoded by the coding sequence TTGGAAAGCCAGTTTGAACTGCCTGTGGTAGAGGGAACCACAGCCAAAATATTGCAAATAACAGATACGCATCTTTTTGCCAGCAAAGAAGATACTTTATTGGGTATCAATACTTATCGCAGTTACCAAGCGGTGCTGGATGCCATCCTCAAACAAAATGCTGATATTGATTTAATCGTAGCGACAGGTGATTTGGTGCAGGATCAGTCGTTGGAAGCTTATCGACATTTTGCTGATGGTATTGCCCGTTTACCGGCACCTTGTGTCTGGTTACCCGGTAATCATGATTATCAGCCTGCGATGGTGGATGCCTTGGCGGCGGCTGGCGTTTCTCCGTCGAAACAGATTTTAGTCGGTAAGCACTGGCAACTTTTGATGCTTGATAGTCAGGTGCAGGGCGTTCCCCACGGGGAGTTGTCGGAATATCAGCTTGAATGGATGAAAAATTGCCTGGATAGGCACCCTGAACGTTACGCGGTGATCCTGCTTCATCATCATCCATTACCATCAGGTTGTACCTGGCTGGATCAGCATAGTTTGCGCAATTCACATATTCTGGCCCAGTATCTGCAAAGTTATTCACGAGTTAAGGCGATGCTTTGTGGGCATATACATCAAGAGATGGATCTGGATTGGAATGGCATCCGTATGATGGCGACACCATCAACATGTTTGCAATTCAAACCACATTGTACCAATTTTATGCTTGATACTGTTGCTCCGGGATGGCGTTATCTCGAATTGTCTGTTGCCGATAATGGCGAATTTGGTTTGACAACTCAGGTCTATAGACTGGCAAGTAATGAGTTCTGCCCTGATTTAGATTCGGATGGATATTAG
- a CDS encoding glutathionylspermidine synthase family protein produces the protein MKRIAITERPDWHEKAIEYGFNFHTMYDKPYWCEEAYYQFSLAQIEEIEATTAELHQMCLQVVEKVVDSEELLTKFQIPKHCWDFVRSSWITSQPSLYSRLDLVYDGKSPAKLLENNADTPTSLYESAFFQWIWLEDQMNAGLLPAHADQFNSMQEQLIERFAQLRDEHGFGLLHMACCQDTEEDRGTVQYLQDCALEAGVPTEFLFIEDIGLGEKGQFTDLKDQVISNLFKLYPWELMFREIFATKLEDAGVRWLEPAWKSIISNKALLPMLWKMFPNHPNLLPAYFADDNYPAMDSYVIKPLFSREGANIRIIEKGKEIASVDGPYGKEGMIVQQFHTLPKFGDNYTLIGSWLVNDQPCGIGLREDSELITQDLSRFYPHIILD, from the coding sequence ATGAAACGTATTGCTATTACTGAACGTCCGGATTGGCATGAAAAAGCGATAGAATATGGCTTTAATTTTCACACCATGTATGACAAACCTTACTGGTGTGAAGAAGCTTATTACCAATTTTCTCTTGCCCAAATTGAAGAAATCGAAGCTACCACCGCTGAACTACATCAAATGTGTTTGCAGGTAGTCGAGAAAGTTGTCGATAGTGAAGAATTGCTGACTAAATTTCAGATCCCAAAACATTGTTGGGATTTTGTCCGTAGTTCCTGGATTACCAGCCAGCCGTCACTCTATTCCCGTTTGGATTTGGTTTACGACGGTAAAAGCCCGGCAAAATTGTTGGAAAATAATGCTGATACGCCAACCTCGCTGTATGAATCCGCTTTTTTCCAATGGATCTGGTTAGAAGATCAGATGAATGCCGGGTTACTGCCAGCACATGCCGATCAATTCAACAGCATGCAAGAGCAATTGATTGAACGCTTTGCTCAATTGCGTGATGAACATGGCTTTGGCTTACTGCACATGGCTTGCTGTCAAGATACGGAAGAAGATCGTGGTACCGTTCAATACTTGCAAGATTGTGCGCTGGAAGCCGGTGTTCCAACCGAGTTCTTATTTATTGAAGATATCGGTCTGGGAGAAAAAGGGCAGTTTACTGATCTAAAAGACCAGGTGATCAGCAATCTATTCAAACTCTACCCTTGGGAATTGATGTTCCGTGAGATTTTCGCTACCAAATTGGAAGATGCTGGCGTTCGTTGGTTAGAGCCCGCGTGGAAAAGTATTATCTCCAACAAAGCATTGCTACCCATGTTGTGGAAGATGTTTCCAAATCATCCAAACCTGCTACCTGCTTATTTTGCCGATGATAATTATCCGGCAATGGATAGCTATGTTATTAAACCTCTGTTCTCACGGGAAGGGGCTAATATCCGTATTATTGAAAAAGGCAAGGAAATTGCCAGTGTTGATGGCCCTTACGGTAAAGAAGGTATGATCGTTCAGCAATTTCATACACTGCCAAAATTCGGTGACAATTATACGCTTATTGGTAGCTGGCTGGTAAATGATCAGCCTTGCGGTATTGGTTTGCGGGAAGACAGTGAACTAATAACCCAAGATTTATCTCGCTTCTACCCACATATTATTTTGGATTAA
- the ribB gene encoding 3,4-dihydroxy-2-butanone-4-phosphate synthase yields the protein MNQTLLSEYGTSSERVEHAINALRDGKGVMVLDNEDRENEGDIIFAAETMTVEQMALTIRYGSGIVCLCLTEERRQQLQLPMMVENNSSPFQTAFTVTIEAAQGVTTGVSAADRITTIRAAIADNAKPSDLNRPGHVFPLRAQPGGVLVRQGHTEAAIDLVSLAGFKPAGVLCELTNDDGSMARTLEVVQFAKLHNMPVVTIEDLVIYRQAIEQKAS from the coding sequence ATGAATCAGACGCTACTTTCTGAATATGGCACATCATCAGAACGTGTTGAACACGCCATTAACGCTTTGCGTGATGGAAAGGGGGTGATGGTGCTGGATAATGAAGATCGTGAAAATGAAGGTGATATTATCTTTGCGGCCGAAACAATGACTGTAGAGCAAATGGCACTGACTATCCGTTATGGCAGTGGTATTGTCTGCTTATGTCTGACAGAAGAGCGCCGTCAGCAATTACAATTGCCCATGATGGTAGAAAATAACTCTAGCCCGTTCCAGACTGCATTCACCGTAACCATTGAGGCCGCTCAAGGAGTGACGACGGGGGTTTCTGCGGCTGACCGCATCACGACCATTCGTGCAGCAATTGCTGATAATGCCAAACCAAGTGATTTGAACCGTCCGGGACATGTTTTTCCACTGCGCGCTCAACCTGGTGGCGTGTTGGTTCGTCAAGGGCATACTGAGGCAGCAATTGATTTAGTCAGTTTAGCCGGATTTAAACCGGCAGGTGTATTGTGCGAATTAACCAATGATGACGGTTCAATGGCGCGTACTCTTGAAGTAGTGCAATTTGCGAAGCTACATAATATGCCGGTAGTCACTATTGAAGATCTGGTGATTTATCGCCAGGCAATAGAACAGAAAGCAAGCTGA
- a CDS encoding IS630-like element ISPlu3 family transposase has product MKIFITSEQKIKLERLHDTTRDGQVRDRIKAILLASEGWSSVMIAQALRLHQTTVDRHISDYLNQGKLKSDNGGSDSLLSREQTDFLINHLSQHLFHHTHEIVAYVAQLWNITFSIPGMNKWLHRQGFSYKKPCGVPHKFDAEKQRQFIEYYENLKVTAKDEPILFLDAVHPTQGTKLSYGWMRKGEKKTVKTTGSRTRLNILGALNLNAIGRTVFQEYQTINDYNICCFFNEIRKSYPDYHQKIHLIVDGAGYNKAHLVKEWAYVSNIELHYLPPYSPNLNPIERLWKVMNEQVRNNRYFADKHEFRDNVFKFFTTTLPDIADSLMSRINDHFQVLKTAS; this is encoded by the coding sequence ATGAAAATATTTATTACATCAGAACAAAAAATCAAACTTGAACGTCTTCACGACACCACTCGTGATGGTCAGGTACGAGACAGAATAAAAGCGATCCTTCTGGCTTCTGAAGGGTGGAGTTCTGTGATGATAGCCCAGGCATTGCGACTCCATCAGACCACCGTTGACCGCCATATCAGTGATTACCTTAATCAAGGTAAACTTAAATCTGATAATGGAGGGTCTGATAGTTTGCTTTCCCGAGAACAAACTGATTTTTTAATCAATCACTTATCTCAACATCTTTTCCATCACACCCATGAAATCGTGGCCTATGTTGCTCAGCTCTGGAATATTACCTTTAGCATTCCCGGCATGAATAAATGGCTACACCGTCAGGGTTTTTCTTATAAAAAACCTTGTGGCGTCCCTCATAAATTCGACGCAGAAAAACAGCGACAATTTATTGAATATTATGAGAATCTTAAAGTCACAGCGAAAGACGAACCCATCCTTTTTCTTGATGCTGTTCACCCGACTCAAGGCACCAAACTCAGTTATGGCTGGATGCGAAAAGGCGAGAAAAAAACCGTCAAAACAACAGGAAGCCGGACTCGCCTGAATATATTGGGTGCCCTCAACCTGAATGCCATTGGTCGTACGGTGTTCCAGGAATATCAGACCATCAACGACTACAACATTTGCTGTTTTTTCAATGAAATAAGAAAGTCTTATCCTGACTATCATCAAAAAATTCACCTTATTGTGGATGGAGCGGGTTACAACAAAGCTCATCTTGTGAAGGAGTGGGCTTATGTTAGCAATATTGAGTTACATTACCTTCCTCCCTATAGTCCAAATTTAAACCCGATAGAACGATTATGGAAGGTCATGAATGAACAGGTTCGAAATAACCGTTATTTCGCGGATAAACATGAATTTCGAGACAACGTCTTCAAATTTTTCACCACAACGCTACCGGATATAGCGGACTCGCTGATGTCTAGAATTAACGACCATTTTCAGGTGCTAAAAACTGCATCTTGA